The genomic DNA TGATCTGGGAGTTCGTATAAACATCCGGAGCCGGAATGTCCTTTGTTGGCCCGACGATTTGGCTGATGGCCCGCACATATCCACGGCTCAGCCTTTCGATTTCACTCATGGACATGGTTCTGGGATCGCAAATAATCCCGCCTTTTCCACCACCATACGGCAAATCGACGATGCCGCACTTTAAACTCATCCACATGGAAAGAGCCTTTACTTCTTCTTCATCGACCTCGGGGTGAAATCTTACCCCTCCTTTAGTCGGCCCGACCGCATCATTATGCTGGGCGCGGTAGCCTGTAAATACTCTGATGGTACCATCGTCCATTCTTACGGGGATGCGGACAGTCAACATCCGCAAAGGTTCTTTCAGCAATTCAAATAGATCATTTTCATAGCCGAGCTTCGTTAATGCTTCTTTAATCACTTCTTGAGTTGAAGTAAATAAATTCAAATTCTCTTCCATTCATTATTCGCCTCTTTATTGTGTAATCAGTTGACGCTGTCTATTGTACCATTATGAAAGCACTTTATTAATACGTTCAATCGCCCAATCAAGCTCTTCTTTGGAAATAACCAATGGCGGTGCAAATCGAATGACTGTATCATGTGTTTCTTTACAAAGGAGACCTTGTTCTTTTAGCGCTTCACAGTGTTTTCGAGCAGGCTCATTCAATTCGACCCCGATAAAAAGACCTCTTCCCCTGACTTCTTTGATGGCTGGATTATCGATTTCTTTCAATTTGCCCATGAAATATTCACCGAGTTCCAGGGAGCGCTCTGCAAGCTTCTCATCCACAAGCACATCCAATGCAGCCACAGAAACCGCGCATGCCATCGGATTTCCACCAAAAGTAGAGCCATGTGAACCTGGATTGAATACATTCAATATGTTCTTGTCTGCCACAACACATGAAATCGGGAAAACGCCGCCGCCTAAAGCCTTTCCTAAAATATACATGTCGGGATTAACACCTTCCCACTCACATGCAAACATTTTCCCTGATCGACAAAGGCCAGCCTGAATTTCATCCGCAATAAAAAGCACATTATTTTCTTTGCACTCTTCAAACGCTGCTTTCAAGAAGCCTTCTTCAGGCATGACAATTCCAGCTTCTCCTTGAATCGGTTCGATCAAAAATGCTGCTGTATTCGGAGTAATCGCTTCTTTCAATGCATCCAGATCACCATATGGAATTAATTTGATTC from Falsibacillus albus includes the following:
- a CDS encoding ornithine--oxo-acid transaminase; the encoded protein is MIKTNEIIDQTERFGAPNYLPLPIVISEAEGVWVKDPEGNKYMDMLSAYSAVNQGHRHPKIIQALKDQADRVTLTSRAFHNDQLGPWYEKICKLTNKEMALPMNTGAEAVETAIKAARRWGYDVKGIPDNQAEVIACVGNFHGRTMTAVSLSSEEEYKRGFGPMLPGIKLIPYGDLDALKEAITPNTAAFLIEPIQGEAGIVMPEEGFLKAAFEECKENNVLFIADEIQAGLCRSGKMFACEWEGVNPDMYILGKALGGGVFPISCVVADKNILNVFNPGSHGSTFGGNPMACAVSVAALDVLVDEKLAERSLELGEYFMGKLKEIDNPAIKEVRGRGLFIGVELNEPARKHCEALKEQGLLCKETHDTVIRFAPPLVISKEELDWAIERINKVLS